DNA sequence from the Candidatus Bathyarchaeota archaeon genome:
CTAAAGAGGAAATAGAAGACCCAAGAAAGTTTTTTGCCGAAGAAGCAAAAAAAATTGTCGACAAGTACCGAATTACTTTAGGATGGCTTCCAGACGTTTCTTGGTACAAAATTCTCTACCACGCAGAACGCGACTTAGTCGGCTTTGGCAAAATCGACCCGCTGATGCGTGACCCAAACATCGAAGACATTTCCTGCGACGGAGTCAACAAACCAGTCTACATTTGGCACCGCACATTCGAAAGCATAGAAACCAACTTACAGTTTGAAACTGACGAAGACCTCGACAACTTGGTAGTAAAACTAGTCCACATGGCAGGCAAGCACGTCAGCAGTGCCTTCCCAATTGTCGACGCTTCACTCCCAGGAAAACACAGACTCGCCGTTGCGTACCGACGAGAAATCACACCCTTTGGAACTGCATTCACAATTCGAAAGTTCCGCGAAGACCCCTACTCAATAATCGACCTAATCAACATCGGCACCTTCACTGAGGAAATGGCAGCGTACCTCTGGATATGTCTAGAAAACCGCGCTTCAGTAATGGTTCTCGGCGGAACAGCTGCAGGAAAAACCACAGCACTAAACGCCCTAGCTTGCCTAGTTAAACCCGGTAGCAAAATAATGACAATCGAAGAAACCGCAGAGTTAAACCTCTCACACGAAAACTGGGTTTCACTTATCGCACGACAAAGCTACGGCTTAGGCGGCAGCAGCGTCGGCGAAGTTGCACTCTTCGACCTAGTGAAAACTTGCATGCGGCACCGACCAGACCTGATGATTGTCGGAGAAGTCAGAGGCCAAGAAGCATACGTTCTATTCCAAGCTCTAGCAACAGGCCACGGTGGCATGTGTACAATGCACGCTGAAAATGTTCAGTCAGCCGTCCGCCGTCTAACACAAAAACCAATGGACATTTCACCCGCCTATATCCCGCTGATGAATATCGTTATGTCAGTGCAGCGTGTGCACTTGGTCAAGAATGGTGAAAAGAAAGCCTACCGCCGTGTCCTATCAGTTAACGAAATAGTTGACCATGACAAATTCCAAAACCCCTTCAAGTGGGACCCAGTCAAAGATGAACAGATAATTGATTTAGATTCAAGTTTCCTTCTCACTAACATCGCTGAGCGCCTTGGAAAATCACGCAGACAAATACTTTTAGAAATGAAGCGTAGAAGCGAAGTTTTGCGTTGGATGCGACAACAGAAAATTAGAAGCTACAAAGAAGTTGCAGCCATAATCGCAGAGTACTACGCAAGACCAAAAGAAATCTACAAGAAAGTTCATGCAAGTGAGGAGGTAAAACCAGTTGCCGCTACTAGATAAATTCGAAGCCTGGTCATTTCGCCTCTTCGGACGCGTGGCACCATATTTACTCAAAAAAGTTTTTCCATCAACAAAAACTGCCCTAGAAAAAGGACGCGTCAAGATTTATCCAGAAACGTACATTTCACTAATGCTATTTGTTTCAATATTAACCATACCAATCGCAATTATCGCTGGCTACTTAGCCATATCCCTTGGAATTTTGCCGCTTCTAATCTTGGTATTTCTTCCATTATTCGTGGTTGCAGGTTTCATAGTACTTCCAAGAAACAACGCAAGTGACAGAGCAATTGGCTTAGAGCGCGAGATGCCTTTTGCAGCCGCATACATCAGCGTCATGTCCTCCGGAGGCATAGCACCCTACAGTAGCTTCAAACGATTAAGCGATGTTAACCTGATGCCCGCAATGAAAAAAGAAGCAAAAGACATAGTCAAAGACGTAGAAATCTTTGGCACAGACCCACTTACAGCACTAGAAGTAGCGGCAAAGAAAACACCGCTAGACCTCTTCAAAGATTTCTTAGGAGGCTACGCATCAACCGTCATCATAGGCGGCGACATCGGTCACTTCCTTGAACGCAAAGCAGAAGACATCTTTAAAGCACGAGCACTCCGCGTTAAAGCAGCCGCAGAACGCCTAGGCATGCTCCTTGAAACTTTCATCATAGTAGAAGTCATGATGTCACTGTGCTTCTACATACTATTTGCAGTAAATAACCTTCAAACAACAGGAGGTTCAGCCGCAACTTCTGACCTCTCATCATATTCAGGCATGTTGCTCTACACGTTCATCTTTACTCCGATGCTCTCTATGATGTTTATCTACCTTGCCCATAGCATGCAGACCAAGACACCGCAGACGGAAATGCGTCCCTACAAGGTGTTAGCTGTTTCCTCTGTCATGGCCATAGTTGTCTTCTTGTTACTCACAAACTTTATGGGCGCAACTCAACTGCCATTCTTCACTCAGTTACAAGCTATTGGTGTAGACTTGCCCGTCGCCGTAGCCCTTTCACTGTTCATCTGCGCCGCACCGCCTGCAATTATCCATATGAAATTGTCAGCAACAAGAACCAGCATGGAACAAGGCGTAGCAAGCTTCCTCCGAGACCTAACAGAAGTCCGAAAAACTGGCTTATCGCCTGAAAAATGCATCGAAAGCCTCTCTAAACGTGATTACGGCAAATTTACCAAGGAACTGCGAAAAATAAGCTCAGATATTTCTTGGGGTATCCCAATCAAAAAGGTCATGACTGACTTTCTGCACAGGACCAAGAGCTGGATGGTTCAAATCGTCATGTTCCTGTTGGTCGAAACCATCGATGTGGGCGGAGGCACGATAGCGATGATTGATTCATTGGCGCGGTTTAACAACATGACTCAAGAAGTGGAAAAAGAGAAGAAGATGAGCGTTCGCCCCTATGTTATGATGCCGTATTTGGCTTCAATTTTGCTTGTTGCGACCACGGTGATGATGATGGGTTTAACCACAGGCATCGTTGTACCTGGCACAGAAGCACCGCCACCTGACACGTTAATGCAGACCATATTTATCACATCAGTAATTTTCCACAGTTTCCTAATCGGTATTGTTGCAGGAAAAATCAGTGACGATTCTATCGCTTCAGGACTCAAGCACGCAGCTGTCCTTGTGATAATCGCTGTTATAGCTGCCAAGCTTATTCCGCAGTTCATAAAGTTGGTGTAGGAGGGGCGCAAAAACGAAGTTTAAGATGAGTTTGCGTAAGGACCAAAGAGCAGCTAGCCCCGCTTTTTCAACCATGATTCTGACCGCTGCCGCGATAATCATGATTTTGGTTACCGTGACGTTTAGTAATAATCTTTTAAACACGCGCATGGCTGAAAACGAATTTAGCACTAACAAGCAATTCATGCGCACCATTGGATTGCAAATTGATGATGTGGCGTGGACTATTGGCAGAACACAGACTGTTAGCTACACGTGCAGGTTTGGGTACATAAACTTCCAAGAAGCAGCCTTAAGCTACAGGGTTGAAGTCTATTACGATTCAGCATGGCATACTCTGGATTTACCCAGCGAAACCGGTATAATAATGTACAACGTGCCTGTAAGCTCTTATTCTGCGGGTGAAAATTATTTCGAGCCCATCCTCTACACTGGCTATTTTGTTCAGAACGGTTCATTGGCACCCGTGAGCCAAGTGTACGGTATAGAAAAATTATCAATGACTAATGGCACCTGCGCTAGAGTTGTCGTAGTCCCAACGATAAGAATGCTAAATTCCACCATAGTTGGCTATGGAGACCTGAAGTACAAGTTTTACTTGCCCATACTTGAAACTGGGCAAAATCGTTATGGTTCAAACTCGATATCATTAACTGGAAGCGGCATTTACAAGCAAACTCAAAGTGGCGTGGATTCTGTTAGAGTAACTGTTGATTTCCTCAAAGAGGCTTGGGGTTTTGATTCTTCGTTTTTCAAGTTTGATAGTGAAACCATAACCATAGACCTTAACAATGCTGAAGTTGAATTTTATGCTGGTAAGGTAGCGGTTGGAGTTGCTTATGGAGGGTAGATTTTGGCGCATGTAACTATTGAATACATGATTATGGTGCCTGTGCTGATTTTGCAGATTTTCCTTTTCCCATACGTAGCAAATGTTATCATGGGTGCTTGGGAGAATGACCGTGTAGACCTTCAGCTTGAGGAAATTGCGGCTAATTTGGGGAGTTCAGTGCAGCAATTATATTACACGATGAATCGCGAGTTGATTTCTAGTGGTTCTCTTACTATCCAGCTTTACACGCCGTCTAGGATACTTTGTTCTTGGGGGGAATATAGAGGGGACTATAGTTATACGATAACTATACGTAACGTGACTGTTGATGCTGATTTTCCGCGTGCTCAGATTATGAATATTACTGTGTCCTTGTTTGTGGGAGAGAAACAGAGAACAGCGTTCACACTTGTTACTTTGGGCGAAATTGCTGATTGGGATGATGCTTCCTATATTAGTGATTATGTTTCGGTAGTTAAGGCTGCTAGAACGCCAGATTCGATTTGGTTGTCTTTTGAGGAGGGCTAAACGTGGCGGGCGCGGCGATTGACCACATGTTTTCTCTTATAGTTTTCATGGTTGCCATAGTGCTTTTCATCGGCATTTTTAACCAAAGCATGGGTGCCGCTGTTGCTTACCAACAGCACAAAGCGTGCGCGACAAAAACTAGCGACATTTTGGATGCCATTTTGCTGAATCCGGGGTTTCCTTCTAATTGGGGCCAAAGCAATGGGGAAATTACTTCGTTTGGGTTGCATAATCCAGAGTCTCCGCAGTATAAGCTTAGTCCATTTTCTTTGTTGCGATTAACCTCCAATGTGAATTCTCCTGTTTATTGTGATAAAAATGGAGTATACTACAATGATTTGTCCAGCGGTTTTGGCAGTCGCTTGCTAACCCCCATCGATTATGGCGACGTTAAAAGTGTTAATTATTCACGGGCAGCTGAACTGCTGGGCATAAACGGCACTTACGGCTTCCAGCTTACATTAACGCCTACAGTAAAAGTTTCAATAAATCCAACGTTCAGCTCGCCGCTTGAGTTTCTTGTCCGTGTTGATGGTTCAGGCGCTCCGCTTGCCTACGCCAACGTCAGTTATAGCCTGCTGTTGGTGAATCAAGAGGGCGAGTATCCATCGTTCAATGTGGCAAGCGGTAAAAGTAACACTGATTCGACGGGTTCAGTGTCGCTGCCTTTTGCTGAAGTTGATGGTGAAAGCGAGTCTTATGCGCTTCTTGTTTATGTTCATCTTTATGGTCTAAAGGGCATGGGCTACTACGTCCATGTTCCCGTAGGCTTTTCTGATAGTGTGGTTCCCTTAGTCGAGAGTTTTGCGGGTGGAACTGTAAATATTGCACACAGCGGTGCCGTTGGTGGTCCAGCGTCATCTTACTCTTTAAGCTATAATGCTTCGTATGTGATTTTAACTAAAGATTACACTTTGCGGCCAGTGGCGTTGAATGATGCTGTTGGGGTGGTTGATTCACAGTCTGACTTTCCTTCTGTAACCTTGCCCGTTGATGAAGGCATATTGGTTTTAACTTACAAAAATGAATTTGGCAATTGCGGAATCGCTTTGGCGCCTTGGGGTTTGAGCGCGCTTGCTTATCCAGTAACGTTTGGAGGCAACCCTGCAGGTTACGATTGGGTTACGACTGATTTTCGCCAAGTAACCATCGGTGAAATTTCGTATATGGCTAAACTGGCTTTGTGGCGGCTTGGGGGGGTGGCGCGCTGATGATGCGCACAATCGAAGTGCTGCTAGTAATCATAATTATCGCTGGCGCATACGTCTCTGTTTCTTACCTTACCAAATTGCCTGATCCACGGGAAGTTGCACCAGTGAATCTTAGGCGTTTGTCTTTGGCGACTTTGCAGATGCTTGACTCTGATTATGATTTAGGCACGGCAGTTTTTGATAATGACCCTGCGGTTTGGGGGAGACTGCAGGTTGCGCTTTCGGCTTCGCTGCCGCCTAACGTTGTTTACAACTTAACAGTGTATAATGTAAATAGTGATGGAGAACTTTATAGTTATGTTAATTCAATATCGAATGCTGAAAGCTTGGGCACAAACCCAGATGTTTCGGTGTACATGGTAGCCTCATCCAACGTAACATACAATGTGGTTGCTGAGAAAATCGGTGAGGGCAACGGTGGCACACTCTATATTCTGAACTGTAGTGACGCGAACGGCTGGTGGATTACAGGATACACGGCACAAAACTTAGCTCAAGATCTGTACGACTTGTTGTCACCGTATTTTAATAATACAGTATTAGTTCAAAGTACGACTCAACTTGGACAAATTCTAAATGGAACAGCAATTGGAGGAGAGTCTCTTGAAAAGGCAGTTGTTATCAACACTTTTGGGGAAGCAGTGCCCATCCCATCCGGTTATTATGCTAGTTCAGGGGTTGGATATGACCCTGGCAGTAGGTCTTACGCTAGGTATGCTCACACTTTAGGTCAACGTGTTTTACAGTATAATTGGACCTGGGTAAGTATAGTAGGATATCCCCTCTATTACGTCTCTAATACTGAGATGTTCTCTACAAGCCAAAATGGACGGGGTATATACGGCATGAGAGAGATAGGTACGGATGGGGCAACAAATACTGGTCCTGCAGGGCTTACTTCTTTTCTGCGAGGGTTAGATAATCAGACTTTTTCTTACAATGCAAGTAGTATTACGGGCAGTCCCGGTGTTGTATATCTATCAAGTCAAGCTTTGGTCAAGAGTAATTATTATGGTATTTACCCGTCAACTTATCAAACGTCTACAAGAGCGTTGCCCGCTTCAATTACTAGTACCTATAACTTGAATGTAACAACCTATGTCTTCAATACTGTAAGCACTTGGAACCCGGCTGCTGTATACAGACACATTATCTCTTCTGGTGGAACAAGTCAATATAAAGGCGCATTTTACGCCATTGGTTTAACAAGAACGCCTGATATAAGAATCACTGCACTAGGGATTTTAACCGAATACAAACCAAGATTATTCCCTTTAAAGTACACAGCTTCGGATGCTTCTCGGATGGTAGTTTTGCAACTTGGTTTAATAGGAGGCTCCTAAAAATGAATAGTAAGGGTCAGTTTTCTATTATTGCTGCTCTGCTGGTAGCTTTGGTGTTGGTTGGTGCTGTTGTTTCTACTTATTCTGCAATACGTTACAGTGTCGTCCAAGAGCAACCTCAAATTTTAAGCGTGTCTGACGAAACGAATCTGGCTGTTAAAGAAATGTTGGGTTTCACTGTTGGCTATTATGGTTCAGTGTTAAAAGTCACTGGAAACCAGACGTACGCTCAAGAATTAGCCACCGACTACCTTAAGAGCGGGCTAATAAACATGGACGCAGTCAATCCAGAATGGGGCTTAACAATTAATGTTACCGATTTGGCACTGGCGGCAAACTGGTTTACAAACCGAAGTTACAGCCAGGGCAACGCAACCGTTACCTATGACTTGAAGGGATTAGGCATGACGGGCGTTAGTTACTCGGCTTCAATACGGTTAGACGTTCAGATATTAGAGGAAGAATCTAACGATAAGGCGCGGTTAACTATTCTCACGGATGATGGTAAACCGCTAATTAACCTTGGGAAGAGCAATTTTAACTTTTACCGTTATGATAATGAAACTTCGACTTGGGGTTTAGTTCAGCCAGATAGAGTATTGTCTTACGCTGATGGAACATACTTGATTGATCTCCCCGATGGGGTGCGTGGAAGCAGCTATGACGTTGAGATTAAGGATAACCGTGGACTAATGGTCATTGCCTCATCCTACAACAAAATTACTTCTACAGTAACATGGAACGCCACAGGGTTTAGCCAAGAACACAACTACGTAGATAGTGCTAGCGACGGTATAGGCACTCATAGTGATTTTACTGCTCAACAAGCAGACCCAAACAACATTTATGACCGTTTAACCGAAGCCTATACTGGAACAGTAACAGTTGATAATTATCCGAGTGGTTGGAACCCTCTAGGCTCAACAACTAATGTCTCGGGCTCCCTTGCAGATTTACAGAGTGATAATGGTGTTTACATGCAACTGAGAAGCCACCCTGCCGCATACAATACAATAAATTTTGACAGCCAAAACAGTGAAGTTTCAACGAGTGGCAATTCAATTTCATGGACTCATACGACGAGCGCAGGTAGCGATAGAATTTTGCTGGTGGCAATAGATATATTTCGAGCTTCTGGCGGAAGCCCTACAACGATTACCAGTATCACTTATGGCGGGACAGCTTTAACTCCGTTAGCAACCGCTGTGTATGATAGTAATCCACGGGTTCGCAGCTATGTTTACTACCTGTTGAATCCAGCTTCAGGAACAAGGACAATTAGTGTTAACTTTGCAAGCTCAACTTATGCAGTTGGCGGCTCCATAACGTATACAAATGTTGATCAGACGACACCTTTTCTTACAAGCAATACTAACACTGGGTCAGGAACAAGCCAATCAGTTACCGTAACAGCTGTAGGCGAACACACCAAGGTTCTTTTTGGCCACTTAGCCTCTTATAGAACATCAAGTCCAAGCGCATATACTGTTACTGATGGACAACCACCCACTCGTTGGTCAGAAACTGATCAACTATACAAGGGGTTTGGAAGTGACAAAACAGTAACAAGCGGTTTAGTATCTACAACATGGAGCACCAGCAGAGAGGCAAGTTGGGTTGCTATAGCGGTGCTTCTACAACCAACCGCATTGGCTGGGGCTTCTTATATTTGCGATGCAGAATTTACTGGTTCATCAAACACAGAAACTTGGAACAATCTGGTTTGGACTATAGATGCGGCAGCAACAACAAGTGATGCAAGTGCAACTTATCAATTATACAATTACAGAACAGGACAATACGTGACAGTTGGAGATGGCTACTTAACAGACACTTTAGGAACAGAGGATACTACTAAAACTCAAACCATAACCTCAAGCTTAACCGATTTTAGAGATGCTTCGGGAAATTGGAAACTAAAAGTTTCTACAAACGCAACAACTCAATTTGACTTAAAACTTGACTTGATGAAATACAGCATCAACCAAGATAATTACCAACTAAACCTTGAAGAGCACTGGGTAAATATCAATGCAACGAATCTTCGCCAAGATTTATGCATAAAAACAGGCGCAATGGGTTCAGAGCCCCTGATAGTACAAGTGTGGGGTGGGGGGTCTTGGCATAATCTGATGACTCTTATTCCTAATCACTTCAACAATGTTTCTCTTGTACCGTACATTGAATCATCGAGTCTTACCATCCGTTTTGTAGGAGGCAATGATGAAGCCGACTCCACATCTGACAACTGGGACATTGATTCTGTTTTTATTAAGGATCAACCTGATGTCAATTTTCTTATTAACCTGCAAGAATCAACTTTTACACTTGAGGTTCTCCAGAACGGCACCATGCGCTGGCTAGGGCAAAACATGGAATCAACAACTGAAACAGTGCCTATTCCTCCTGTTCCAGTCAAAGCAATCCACGTTAACCAGACCTTCGTGAACGGCACAAACAAGGAAGTGCCTTTTCAAGTGGAAGATTGGGCTTCACAATATCAAATCCCGCTGGGCTTAACCAGTAACACCACGGTTTTCAGCAACAGGCAAATGATTGTTTTCCTCTTAGACTATACAGTTACAAGCTTTACGATTTGGTGGGACGGCAGCGACTCAGCTGTACAAACTCCACTAGCTTACACTAACAATTATTTCACCTATAATGAGAATTCAAAGACCTTAAATAATGGTAGACTCAGTCTCGTGTTTTCGTCAACTGGTTTTGTCTTAAACTCAACAGTTGGCAGTGTGACAAGTACTTCAACATTAATGCGAATAAATACCAAATTAGACACCACAGACCCTGAATTGTCTTTTCCGATAGCATATGGTATAGTTAGGGACATCGTGCTTGGAGAAGCTGAATACTCAGGCGGCATAACCAATTGCCCAAACACTTATACCAACATTGTTATCACGTTGCCAGCCCGCGTTACCTATTACACCTATCAGTTGCGGGTTATGTTCCTAAGCGCATCGTCAAGAACCATCTCAGATTTATGCCCAGTTAAACTAACAACAAACCTAAGCCCCGTCCAAACACAAACTGAGAACGGTACTCTTGCTGACTTTCCAATCGTTCAAAATGGTACTGGCTTATTCTCTGACTATGCGAGTGGGGGACATACTGCTCATCATTGGAGCCAATTCATCACAGACACAGGTCAAGGCACAGGCATTATGTTTACAAATAAATATAGAGAGAAACTCTACGCATTCGATACTATAGCTGGAAGCCCTACAGGTGCACTGAACGTAAATTCTGGTAGTCGTCT
Encoded proteins:
- a CDS encoding type II secretion system F family protein; this encodes MPLLDKFEAWSFRLFGRVAPYLLKKVFPSTKTALEKGRVKIYPETYISLMLFVSILTIPIAIIAGYLAISLGILPLLILVFLPLFVVAGFIVLPRNNASDRAIGLEREMPFAAAYISVMSSGGIAPYSSFKRLSDVNLMPAMKKEAKDIVKDVEIFGTDPLTALEVAAKKTPLDLFKDFLGGYASTVIIGGDIGHFLERKAEDIFKARALRVKAAAERLGMLLETFIIVEVMMSLCFYILFAVNNLQTTGGSAATSDLSSYSGMLLYTFIFTPMLSMMFIYLAHSMQTKTPQTEMRPYKVLAVSSVMAIVVFLLLTNFMGATQLPFFTQLQAIGVDLPVAVALSLFICAAPPAIIHMKLSATRTSMEQGVASFLRDLTEVRKTGLSPEKCIESLSKRDYGKFTKELRKISSDISWGIPIKKVMTDFLHRTKSWMVQIVMFLLVETIDVGGGTIAMIDSLARFNNMTQEVEKEKKMSVRPYVMMPYLASILLVATTVMMMGLTTGIVVPGTEAPPPDTLMQTIFITSVIFHSFLIGIVAGKISDDSIASGLKHAAVLVIIAVIAAKLIPQFIKLV
- a CDS encoding type II/IV secretion system ATPase subunit, whose translation is MPKGVKVVEKYPLYEPFSQVVIVQDPKTGEHKYILDELQLDPMERAIYNRILEILLAEIESPKEEIEDPRKFFAEEAKKIVDKYRITLGWLPDVSWYKILYHAERDLVGFGKIDPLMRDPNIEDISCDGVNKPVYIWHRTFESIETNLQFETDEDLDNLVVKLVHMAGKHVSSAFPIVDASLPGKHRLAVAYRREITPFGTAFTIRKFREDPYSIIDLINIGTFTEEMAAYLWICLENRASVMVLGGTAAGKTTALNALACLVKPGSKIMTIEETAELNLSHENWVSLIARQSYGLGGSSVGEVALFDLVKTCMRHRPDLMIVGEVRGQEAYVLFQALATGHGGMCTMHAENVQSAVRRLTQKPMDISPAYIPLMNIVMSVQRVHLVKNGEKKAYRRVLSVNEIVDHDKFQNPFKWDPVKDEQIIDLDSSFLLTNIAERLGKSRRQILLEMKRRSEVLRWMRQQKIRSYKEVAAIIAEYYARPKEIYKKVHASEEVKPVAATR